In a genomic window of Streptomyces pristinaespiralis:
- a CDS encoding TetR/AcrR family transcriptional regulator, whose translation MAMDRDHVLRAAAALLARKSTSTMDEVARAAGIGRATLHRHFAGRDALVRALEQLGIQEFEAAIDRARLDDDGADEALRRLIGELQPAADLLAFLYTENQLFEGDEINEGWARLDARVSDLFRRGQNEGEFRIDLTPAWLTEALYALVGSCAWAVMDGRVAKKDFQHMTAELLLGGAVRRVDQ comes from the coding sequence ATGGCCATGGATCGAGACCACGTGCTGCGCGCCGCCGCCGCCCTCCTCGCCCGGAAATCGACGTCCACCATGGACGAGGTCGCCCGGGCCGCGGGCATCGGCCGTGCCACCCTGCACCGCCACTTCGCCGGCCGGGACGCGCTCGTCCGGGCACTGGAACAGCTCGGCATCCAGGAGTTCGAAGCGGCGATCGACCGGGCCCGCCTCGACGACGACGGCGCCGACGAGGCCCTGCGCCGGCTGATCGGCGAACTGCAGCCGGCCGCCGACCTGCTCGCCTTCCTCTACACGGAGAACCAGCTCTTCGAGGGCGACGAGATCAACGAGGGCTGGGCCCGCCTCGACGCCCGCGTCTCCGACCTGTTCCGGCGCGGCCAGAACGAGGGCGAGTTCCGCATCGATCTGACACCGGCCTGGCTGACCGAGGCGCTCTACGCCCTCGTCGGCTCCTGCGCCTGGGCCGTCATGGACGGCCGCGTCGCCAAGAAGGACTTCCAGCACATGACCGCCGAGCTGCTGCTCGGCGGAGCCGTACGGAGAGTGGATCAATGA